In the genome of Gloeotrichia echinulata CP02, one region contains:
- a CDS encoding HPF/RaiA family ribosome-associated protein → MNNSEQQGGIMKTVLQLTFHNVPSSPAVEEKISEHVAKLERLYDRIISCRVVVDIPHRNHHKGKLYHIQIDLTVPNGEIVVNRNPSDEPSHTDIYIAIRDAFDAAKRQLQDYVDLQRGEVKTHTSQQSE, encoded by the coding sequence ATGAATAATAGTGAACAGCAAGGAGGAATCATGAAAACAGTTTTGCAACTTACTTTTCATAATGTTCCATCATCGCCAGCGGTGGAGGAAAAAATTAGTGAACATGTAGCGAAACTAGAGCGCTTATATGACCGAATCATAAGTTGTAGAGTTGTTGTAGATATTCCTCATCGAAATCATCACAAGGGTAAGCTTTATCACATCCAAATTGATTTAACTGTGCCGAATGGAGAGATAGTAGTAAATCGCAACCCTTCCGACGAACCAAGTCATACAGATATTTATATTGCCATTCGTGATGCTTTTGATGCAGCCAAGCGTCAGCTGCAAGATTATGTAGATTTACAAAGGGGTGAAGTTAAAACACACACCTCACAGCAATCTGAATAA